The Romeriopsis navalis LEGE 11480 DNA window GTAATGCCCCAAGTGACCGTCGGGGCAATGTCCGCCGCATCAAAGACAACAACATCGTCATACTCCGCATCAGCGGGACTGCGCAAACTCTCCCACCAAGCTACTGCTTGATCCCAATCCTTACCCTGCGGCGCAAAGTCACGCCCTTGCAGATAGTCATAGGTAATCTGGTCGGGATTCACATATCCACAGCGGGCTCCGCCTTCGATCGCCATATTACAGACGGTCATCCGGCCTTCCATATCCATTTGGTCAAAGGTGGTACCAGCAAATTCATAGGCATAACCCACACCGCCTTTCACCCCGAGCTTCCGGATGATGTGGAGCACGACATCTTTCGGGTAGACACCAGGATTTAGCGCCCCATTCACTTCAACCCGCCGCACCTTTAATTTGGCTAAAGCCAGGGTCTGAGAGGCCAACACATCACGCACTTGGCTCGTCCCAATCCCAAACGAGATCGCCCCAAACGCACCATGGGTGGAAGTATGACTATCACCACAGGCGATCGTCATCCCCGGCTGCGTGAGTCCCTGCTCCGGGGCAATGATATGGACAATCCCTTGACTGCCAGATCCAATGTTGTAAAAGCGAATGTCATTGGCGGCAACATTCTTTTCCAGCTCAGCCATCATCGCTTCTGCCAGCGGATCAGCAAAGGGCCGTGATTGGTCTTCCGTTGGCACAATATGATCAACCGTGGCGACGGTACGCTCGGGGAACATGACCTTCATCCCCTTATCTTGCAGCATCGCAAAGGCTTGGGGGCTGGTGACTTCATGAATCAGGTGGAGTCCAATAAAAAGCTGAGTTTGACCCGACGGCAAGGTCGAGACGGTATGCAAATCCCAAACTTTATCGAACAGTGTGCGCTGACTCATGGTGCTCAATGCGGTAACCGCGAATACATTAGTGTTGATGATTCTATCGAAAAACTCGGTATCTTAGGGCCGTCGATCGCGAATCCTTGCTCTATAATACCTCCGTACTTATTTATCCGTGAATTCGCCATGCGTCTCGGCAAGGTTGTTAAATCCAACTCCCATTGTGATTACATCGTGCAACTCGACGATGCGATGGATTTCATGGAAGCCCCACGGCCGGATGATTACGGCTTCGGCACCTTTGTCAAACTCGAAGACCCGAAACCCGGACGGCATTGGGCCGTAGGGTTAGTCTACAACTCGCAAATTCTTAACCCCGCCTTTAATAGCCTGGGGCCACGCCTATCGAG harbors:
- the leuC gene encoding 3-isopropylmalate dehydratase large subunit, producing MSQRTLFDKVWDLHTVSTLPSGQTQLFIGLHLIHEVTSPQAFAMLQDKGMKVMFPERTVATVDHIVPTEDQSRPFADPLAEAMMAELEKNVAANDIRFYNIGSGSQGIVHIIAPEQGLTQPGMTIACGDSHTSTHGAFGAISFGIGTSQVRDVLASQTLALAKLKVRRVEVNGALNPGVYPKDVVLHIIRKLGVKGGVGYAYEFAGTTFDQMDMEGRMTVCNMAIEGGARCGYVNPDQITYDYLQGRDFAPQGKDWDQAVAWWESLRSPADAEYDDVVVFDAADIAPTVTWGITPGQGIGVDETVPTLDQTIEEDRPLTQEAYAYMDLKPGQALAGTKVDVCFIGSCTNGRISDLREAAKLAQGHQVANGVKAFVVPGSERVKQQAESEGLDKVFTAAGFEWREAGCSMCLAMNPDRLEGRQISASSSNRNFKGRQGSASGRTLLMSPAMVVAAAITGQVTDVRSLV